A genomic stretch from Chiloscyllium plagiosum isolate BGI_BamShark_2017 chromosome 45, ASM401019v2, whole genome shotgun sequence includes:
- the LOC122543932 gene encoding zinc finger protein 420-like isoform X1, which translates to MSKHQYDHTGVGGWKCGDCGKGFLYPSQLENHQRSHTGEKSFTCSDCGMGFTQSSNLRIHQQVHTGERPLTCSECGKGFTHSSKLLEHQRVHTGERPFICSVCGKAFAQSCNLLIHQRIHKRERPFTCSECGKGFTHSSKLLEHQRVHSGERPFTCSDCGKGFTHSSKLLEHQGVHTEERPYTCSACGKGFTRSSSLQIHQRVHTGERPFLCSLCGKGFTQSSKLLEHQRIHTGERPFTCSNCGKAFAQSSNLLLHQRVHTGEKPFTCCQCGKGFTQSSSLRIHQRVHTGEKPFTCSDCGKGFTSSSSLLKHQGVHTGERPFTCSECGKAFVHSSKLLEHQGIHTGERPFTCSECGKGFTHSSKLLEHQRVHTGERPFTCSECGKGFIRSSNLLEHQRVHTGERPFICSECGKGFIRSSKLLEHQQVHTREKSFTCSACGKGFTQSSNLLRHQRVHTGEKPFTCSDCGKAFTQSTILLVHQRIHRRERPFTCSNCGKGFTQSSNLLRHQRVHAGEKHSLSQLTC; encoded by the coding sequence ATGTCCAAACACCAGTATGATCATACTGGAGTGGGAGGATGGAAATGTGGGGATTGCGGGAAGGGATTTCTTTACCCATCCCAGCTGGAAAATCACCaacgcagtcacactggggagaagtcATTCACTTGCTCTGATTGTGGGatgggattcactcagtcatccaacCTGCGGATCCACCAGcaggttcacactggggagagaccattaaCCTGTTCTgaatgtgggaaaggattcactcattcatctaaactgctGGAACACCAGCgtgttcacactggagagagaccattTATCTGCTCTGTTTGTGGGAAAGCATTTGCTCAGTCATGCAACCTGCTAATACACCAGCGAATTcacaagagagagagaccattcacctgttctgaatgtgggaaaggattcactcactcatctaaactacttgaacacCAACGGGTTCACAGtggagagagaccattcacctgctctgattgTGGAAAAGGATTCACTCACTCATCTAAACTGCTGGAACACcagggagttcacactgaggagagaccttACACCTGTTCTGCCTGTGGTAAAGGATTCACTCGGTCATCCAGCCTGCAgatacaccagcgagttcacactggggaaagaccattcctctgctccctgtgtgggaagggattcactcagtcatccaaaCTGCTGGAACACCAGCGGATTCACACaggagagagaccattcacctgctccaatTGTGGGAAGGCATTCGCTCAGTCATCCAACCTGCTGCTAcatcagcgagttcacactggggagaagccattcacctgctgccagtgtgggaagggattcacccaGTCATCCAGCCTGCGGATACACCAGCGAGTTCATACCGGGGAGAAACCTTTCACTTGCTccgactgtgggaagggattcacttcTTCATCCAGCCTGCTGAAACATCAGggagttcacaccggggagagaccgttcacctgTTCTGAATGTGGAAAAGCGTTTGTTCACTCATCTAAGTTACTCGAACACCAGGGAATTCatactggggagagaccattcacttgTTCTgaatgtgggaaaggattcactcactcATCTAAACTGCTGgagcaccagcgagttcacactggggagagaccattcacttgTTCTGAATGTGGAAAAGGATTCATTCGCTCATCTAATCTCCTAgaacaccagcgagttcacactggggagagaccattcattTGTTCTGAATGTGGAAAAGGATTCATTCGCTCATCTAAACTCCTGGAGCATCAGCAAGTTCATACCAGAGAGAAATCATTCACCTGTTCAgcttgtgggaagggatttacccaatcatcaaacctgctgagacaccagcgggttcacactggagagaaaccattcacctgctctgattgTGGGAAAGCATTCACTCAGTCAACAATCCTGCTAGTGCACCAGCGGATTCACAGgagagagagaccattcacctgctccaattgtgggaagggatttactcagTCATccaacctgctgaggcaccagcgagttcacgCTGGGGAGAAGCATTCACTCAGTCAGCTTACCTGTTGA